The Brassica napus cultivar Da-Ae chromosome C1, Da-Ae, whole genome shotgun sequence DNA segment AATTAAAGAAATTGCACGTATGAAAAAAAATTGCGCGTATGAAGCTAAACTCACAGTTGATAATAATGTTTTCAGTAGTTAAACTGAAAAGACTGATAAGGTAAGTTCATGACATCCCAGACATAACGATGAAACATAGAAAATTCTAGTCCAAAAGTGTTAGCATGCAATTTCAGTATTTATATGGTATTGTCATgtcaaaaaaatatgtttatacaATTCATAATTTAAAGATTCAatagtgatgcttgttgcttaaatgaaaaaaaaatgatatatagcAACTTAAGCCACAAATGTATTTGGAAATGATAGGTTATTAACTCAATTTAACTTTGGTTTTCTTAGCGATGCATACATAGTTCGGAGTCTAGTTtatatgttcaattttttttttttgcgttagGTAGGAATCTCGGGATGCAAATGACCGAACATGGTTTTCCAAAACCATATTCGAATCTGAGCAAAATCCATATCGAAGTGGGGCCTTATGTAAGTTGGATCATCAGTGCCTAGTTCCTAGTAGCAGTGCCGGTCCGAGTCTGTATGGCGCCTAAAGCGAAATGTAAAATACTGCCccataataattataataaagtaaattcTTAAAAGACCTAAAACCACAGTTTTTTTTACACAAACCcgaaaccataatttaagtaaATTTTATGATACTTCAAAGtttctaaataatttataaaacttacaTAAAAATAGAGAGGACAAAATAGAAAGCATGCGTAAGAGAGTCAAAATTGTAGAGAGTAATCACAGAGGATAATCTAATGGCGTAGCAAAATTTGGCTAAGAAAACTGGAAAAAATGCATTCTGAAAAAAATGAATTGTCAAGTTGTCAGTGTCCTAATAACAAAAGagaattagatttttatttaaaattttattttgtaatttttatattttgataccTATTATGTTTGATAAAAGGAAATTAGTTGTTAGAAAAGTAAATCAAAATTGATCGTGGGGAATCTATCAGATCTTAGATACAAAATCTTATACTttttttgaaggaaaaaaatgaaTCTAAAAGGTGTGGTTCGAACACAACACATGTGGAACAAATATGCAAGCTAACGACAACCATACCAAAAACACTTGTTCTGTCATGGCGCCCCAAATATTTAATAGATCTTGGCGCCTCAAGCCACTGGTTCATGTGCTTTAGCACAGGGCTGGCACTGCCTAGTAGTATAGCTCACCTAGCGCATAGATTGTTCGAGATATTGTTTTCATTTGAGGGAATAGTGTTATTACTGAATACTGTGACATAAATGCAATGAATTTTCATcaaaaagaaacccaaaaaaaaaactggcaACTTGGGCAATAGTcttgtttatattaatattgCCAAATGCGAAATATACGAGAATCTTAATATGTCCTTGCTGACATTTAGAGAGCCGTATCTATGCTCGTGATCgagatgttttcatttttttctagttgacatttttattatttgaggagcattaaaaataaataaccttTAGTTTATGTGTTTATTACAAGTGTGTCATTTCTTACGTGGCAACTCTACAAGCTCCCTCACCTATTCTATTTAAAACCTCATTGTTAACTAGAGTAATTACACATCATGCCATTAATCAAAACATTATAATTACCTTAGTTTTGTCTACATTTGTCACATATATACGTTGATACGTATTACATcaaaccttatcatttatttcttgcgTTAGTTACCTTAACCGAAGTTCTACGTATTAcatcaaagattttaaaattatgttaattaCCTTGACTGAAGTTTTTTCATTAATCTGTTTCAATACAAAAACATTACTGACATACGTAGTGGtctaattttttattcaaaatgaaTATAGATGCGAAAAAGTTAATGTGCGATTATCAATCAAAGTTTGTTTTCTGAAAAATCATAAAAAGTATTTGATGATCAATACGTACTCAAGTgattgattttcttaaaaatgcgaaaaaatatttgttctcttaaaaatatatcaagagGAAAACTTTGTTTTCTTAAAATAGTGAAACAGAAGAACCATGCATATGGTATATACTTTCCCCGTTTCATTAAATTGTTAGATGATCCCCGCCTTGCGATTGTAGAAACTAAGGTACAATACAATTTTCTGgcatacaattataaaaacttaCATTAGGTGATCTATCGTAATTAAGATTTTAACGCCAGCTTGCATAATGCAAATAAAGGCGGAGCAAATTGCCCATGATTCAAACGTGATTTGCAAGGACGAAATTGATTGATGATTGGGAAAAAGGAAACTTCTAAtaactttgatatatttttaaattacaaatttgGTAAATTGATGGTAATAATACGTGATTTGCGAGGACTTGACTTTTGTATATAAGGAACGTAGATTAAGGTTCAAATTATTGTAATCAATTAATAATTGTGAACTTTCTTGAATTTGTTCAATTGCGATTGATAAAAGGAAGTTTGCATTAActatttacaatattaaattaattctcGACTAAGATTGGAACGCAAGTTATGTGTAATATTCGATTTAGTTACAGCCATTATTTTGAATCCATATGACCACATGGCGATTCCTTTTTAGTATAAATATACGGCTTCTATAATTCAGAAAACTCACCACACCTTTCTTCTCGACTTTGCTCATATCAAAACATTCTCTCAAGCAATCAAATGGATGGCTTTAACTCTATTTCCGATTTGAAACCATTCAAGacattgtttcttttatattttatttgtctattgcttatgttttgttttattttatatttataatttattttatgcaaacaaatatacaatttttaaacaaaaattccGCAGCTTAATTTAGATTGACATACTAAATTTCGTCTAACCCTTACTTTATAACATATAGTATTTCTTGCTATAACTTTAACTTTTATTATGTCTACAAATTAAAAgtgataatattttgaaatctatttACTCCTCACAGGGCGCGGATTATCACCTAGTATCCAAGATAAAGCAGAAGGTAATTAAAATAAGTATTCGTTTTGGAcggaaaatataaatttcagtGAAGGCAACATGGGAAGTAACTAGTGAGTGGTGAGTCTCGTGACCATTCCTATAAAACAATTAGGGTAGATAACTTTCGTAACAATCCACTTAAAATAGTCTTTTATAGTGTCCACCAAAATGCTTCTTAGCTTCTTCTGTCCCTCTTTATCACGTGATACAAAATGTTGATGCATTGTTTATGACGTGATCGATGATGCATGATTCAAAAATGTTCTTCTGTATATTATACGGGGAagtatcaaaataatttttggaaattttgaacACATATACAAGTTCTTTAAGATTTTGGAAAATTGTTGTTACAGatacactattttattatttaaagacATTTTATTACCAACAAGTTCCGGACACGTATCCATAATACTATAACTAGTGAACTACAAATAGTCAACTTACTGAATATCGCAATGTCAATATACAGTTCTCAAATAGTCATATATAGTACTAGGGCTGAGTATTTTATCCGTTAGATTTGATTCAATTCGTTATTCGTTTCGATTCGATCCAAAAATTCTGGATATCCGTAAACTTTTgaagcaaagcaaatactaaaaatcaatatccgttaaaatcgaagcaaatcacaaatattaaaattttgggaagCGGATATCCGATTAAGCATTTAATATCcgttaaattatataattatttttctaacatatgatttgataaattctattcacattattacttatataaaagtattacataaaaggaagagaacacatttatgacaattataatttttttcttaagttttttgttattataattgttaactaagttcaaaaaatttacaaaatatgtagattcactacttcttttaattttcgtcatatatatcatgcaaaaaattattttacaaaaaaaatttgtatcaaatttttaagattatttgtgttaataaaaacatatgagatatccgtaaatattcgtaaatatccgcaaatatctatttatttttcggatatccgttttTCCGAATATCTGTATTTTTCCGAAgcaaaacaaatagaaaaattagATATTCGTGATATACGAAgaaaatcacaaataccttcaAAATTCTGGATATTTGATCCGTGCCCAGGCCTATATAGTACAAATTTATTTCGACCATGCACAAGCATATAACTAGTCAACTACAGGTAATCAATTGGTTGTAATTAATCCAGAGAAGCTTCATATACAAGTTCCTTGATCCTTAATCAAAAGAAAGGGAAAAAGGTTCTATTATAAAACCGTAGTCAACTATGTACtgtatatgattttaaattttatgtattatcAGGGCATTGCAGGTCTCTTAGATTGAAGCGTAATATAAAATACAGTCTCTtactttttaactaaaaaaattaagagacatttcttatatctcttatttaagagacgtctcttagtttttttagttaaaaactaaaaatccgtatcttatattacgttAAAAAATCCAACGTAAGAGATCTacgataaacatgctcttattGCTCCAGTGACTGGTTTGTATGAGTCAGTATGACCAATCAATCATATGATATGAATGAGTTTTGCATGCTATATATAAttagaattattttttctttgatcaAACCATACTTCCATTATGCTGAAGCGAATTTAAACTCCATTACAATTATTAGAATTCACATGGTTATTAATTCACATAGTTTTCTAACAGCTATACAGTATATTTGGTAGAGTGGTATGTAACTATccgatattttttcaaaaaaaaaacctatccgataatttttataaacggaGCTGACGAATTGCTTTCGATCTGAAATAGATGTGTATCATCAGTTGGCAGAAAAAAATAGActtatttttgggttcaccaaccaatagaattgtgttatttcatatttgatatctttaaaaaaaaaacaaaatattgtcaaattatattatgtttttaaaattaaaagataaaaaaaaaaaaatagtagtaattacaaaaaaatatttttaacatcgtcagcaaaacattaaaccctaaatcctaattcctaaaccttaaatcataAATCCttaacccttgggtaaaccctatactctaggataaatcctaaactctaaatcaaaatcactaaacattaaaacactcaggggtttagggtttaggatttaagatttagggtttagggtgttagtgttcttttatttagagtttaggatttatccaaaggtttacggtttacccaagggtttagagtttgtccaagagtttagggtttacccaacgggttaggatttaggatttagggtttacggattaggatttagggtttagtgttttactgacgatgttaaaaatatatttttttttaattcttttttctgtaactatttttttttaccttttttttattttaaaaacataaaataacttgacaatattttgtttcttttttttaaatatatcgaatttgaaataatgaaattctattgGATGGCGAATCTTTTGTCAAAATAAAGATAAATACCTCATTAAGACGACAGTAAGATATGATAGGAtgatataattttacatatatattatttttgagaCAAAAGTCAAAATTTATAGATGAAAAGTTACGTAGTTAATTGTAGGCTTGTAGCAACACTACTTTTATAAATGGATACGACGATCTCAAAACAGTTTAACTATTGCGTGACGAAAGTCTTGAATCAAGAAGAGAAAATActcaaatcaatttttttctcaaatcaaAATACTAGTTGGTAATAAGATACAAATGCGTATAGATTTGAAAACGATGATGAGTGTACACTCGATACAATTGTGTCTTgatgtttcattttcttatttttaggtGTATTAAATCCaatccatttttttaatttgttttgctTAGACAGTAAGCCATCACTTTCCAAGGTCGGTCTCAATTGTGTAATCTTCATGCAGGACGTGGGCTCCTTTGCGTCTATATGtctgatgtatatatatatgtcttgtTTTTTTGGTTGTATTGTTATCTAGCTACTCATGAAATAAATTTAAGCTTGgtagaaatttcaaatattcTCCATGTGGTTTCTGATTTGGATATTCAGTACTATACATAAACAAGCAACGAGTTAATTGACtcgaataaataaaatatgtttgttgtaaaaaaaaaatttattattgtcGTCGGGacttaaacaaataaaaacaagagaTTATTTTAGCAAAGTAACAATATGATTTAAGTCAGTCAAACGCCACCAACAAAACTAAGGCGCCGTTAACAAACAGAAGGATCTAAAGCGCCGAACAAATCGGGGGAAGACGACAAAATTAGCCAGCGAGTGCCACGTCGCTCCCCCGTCTCTCCCGCCGACGATCCTGACGGCGTTACGGTGACGGATTAATTTTATATGCTTACTTATTTTATCAGTGGCCCAATAGTTAGCCCAAATTACCTTCACGCCACCCACGAACAACTCAATAGAGCTGGAAATGGGCCCATGTGAACCCCTCCATGCAAACTCATCGCTTGCTCTGTTTTCTTCCATCGTTTATTTATCTTTTGttccaaataaataaattcacaTTTTGTGTTTTCATAAATAATCTGTTATGATAAACTATTTTTCTACACAAAAGTGGATATTTTTCTACGGTTACCCTacatttttagtattttatctaatctttatatcattattttcctAACCAAACAGAAGTAGGGTTTCTATCATTCtaattatttcattaaaatatatttaattttaagtaatAATTGTGACTGTCTTTATCGCAAtgattaatcaaaatttaaacatGCAATAaggtattaattttttattttgtttaaaatcataataaatgTATGCAAGATTCATGAATCATGATACGTTTGTGCTTcaacaacaaaataaacaaacctAAACAAAATTACCAAATAATGAAAAACGATTAATTGTTTTATTGTACCGCCgtattcataaataaaaaaatacgaCCAATGAAAATTAAGTGAAATTATTGATatagttataaatttataatagatAACTTATTGGTCCCACTATTCTCATGTTGCTACATAAACGAGAACCAGCAAGAAGACGACCGACGACGACACATTTTTTTCCACCCTCACCTCATGAATAATCAACTATTCGTTCTTCTTTAAATTACCAAAAGTTATTTTCAAAACTcgaaccaagaagaagaagctagaaGGATTCTTATGTGATGGATCCATGTCCCTTTGTACGACTCACAATAGATTCTCTTGCTCTCAGACTACCTGAGACAGCGACCAACAAGCAAGTCGGCGGCGAAGTACATCCCTCCGCGACGCCTTGTTACTGCAAACTCCGGATCAAACATTTCCCTTCGCAGAGAGCGCTTCTCCCTCTCTCCTCCATCTCCGACGCTTCCTCTCCGCCGGACTCCTCAACTTCGGCTCCGGGATTCCACCTAGACGCCGACGCGATCCGAAGAGTTTCCGGTAAGAAGATCTCACTCAGAGTCTCTGTCTACGCCGGCCGTACGGGACACACTTGCGGCGTTGCCTCCGGGAAGCTTCTTGGGAGAGTGGAAGTAGCTGTGGATCTCGCGGCGGCGCTTTCAAGAACCGTCGCGTTCCATAATGGCTGGAAAAAACTAGGTGGAGACGGAGACAAACCGTCAGCTCGGTTACATTTATTGGTCCGTGCTGAACCGGATCCTCGGTTCGTGTTTCAATTTGGAGGTGAACCGGAATGTAGTCCCGTGGTTTACCAGATTCAAGGGAATATTAAACAGCCTGTCTTCAGCTGCAAGTTCAGTTCCGACCGTAACGGAAGATCTCGGTAAGAACCTTTTCCAtcaaaaatgatttataatattcaaatattgTTCATAATTCTAGCAAATTTGTTATGTTTAGGTCTTTGCCGTCGGGTTTTACGTATAGTAGCAGAGGATGGATCACAAGAACATTGTCAGGTGACCAATGGGAGAAGAAACAAGCGAGGGAGAGAAAAGGTTGGATGATAACGATCCATGATTTGTCTGGATCTCCTGTAGCAGCTGCTTCCATGATCACTCCTTTTGTGGCGTCTCCAGGATCAGACCGTGTCTCTAGATCCAACCCAGGCGCGTGGCTTATCTTACGGCCACATGGGACTTGTGTCAGCAGCTGGAAACCTTGGGGACGGCTCGAGGCATGGCGTGAGAGAGGAGCCGTCGATGGATTGGGTTACAAGTTCGAGCTCGTGACGGATAACACCAGTACTAGCACCGGCGTTCCTATTGCTGAAGGTATTATATTAATCTTTATTACCATGTACTATATTTCTATCGTAAACATATAATAATGTTGGTTACATTGGGTCAGGTTAAGACCCATACCTGGCCCAGATTGTCCAATATCTATTTGGGTCGCTATACATATCCAATACTTAAGAAGGAACTCAAATTAACTTGGGCAATATCCAGGTATTTGAACTCATTACTCAAAATATCTGAAGGTGACCAAGTGTTACTAGTTCAACCAAAAAACATCATCAATAAATTCTAACATAACAGAGTAATGCTTCTGACAACTAATACTACATGATATAGTTTTACACATAAAGAAATTACGGTTTTGATCCAAAATCTCTTCctaatcaaaagaaaaatatccaaagttatcttaaaagtatatacattagatACACATGTTTGATTACTATGTACATATAAATACTGAACATTGTTCAGTCCCAGTTACTAAAATTAGTCCATAtactattaatattttgaataacaGTTTAAAAATCTGAATTTACCCTTAACAGGCACTATATGATTTGGTAACCTATACATATCACGGTATTATGATTTAGTAAcctacttataaaaaaaatatcacggTATTGTGAGTCTTTAATATATCTAATACTAATGGATATGTTAATCGGACAGGGACAATGAGCACAAAGCAAGGAGGAAAGTTTATTATCGACAGGAGAGTGAGTGGACAAGGAGAGTCGCCGGCAAGATCGTCTCCGGTGAAAGGGTTCGTGATGGGATCCAGCGttgaaggagaagggaaagTGAGCAAGCCCGTGGTGCACGTGGGAGCACAGCACGTGACTTGCATGGCAGACGCAGCTCTGTTTGTCGCTCTATCAGCTGCCGTTGACCTAAGCGTCGACGCGTGTCAGCTCTTCTCTCGTAAGCTCCGCAAGGAGCTTTGTCACGACGACCAAAGCTCCCTCTCATGAAGAAACCAGAAGACTTGATGACACATACAATTTGACTTAACAAAAACCGATCTACGAATGCTTAATTTCggtttttattgattttcttGATCAATTTGATATGTGAAAATTCAAAATTGAAAGAAAGATGCGTAGACAACGATCTTTGTGTTGTCtgtatcatatttatttatttattttgtgtttcaGTTGTGTTGATTATTCATCAATTTCattctttaattattattatttaaaaaatatttgtgtcaaatattatcttcttttttgtaTAACGCTTTTtaacatcatcatattttattaacctGAAACAAAGTAGTCTTCATAACGGATATAAACATAAAACACTAAAAAGGATGGTCAGATCAATTAGTTTTCACAAGGCTATAGTTCgtacaaaagtttttttatcCAGTGACATTGCTAATCGAAATTGAATTAAAATCgactatttaaaaaatttatgtaaattGGGTTAGCATCAAGAATGATTTAAGTGTAACAATGTCGTAGAGTCAAGGCCCAAACTTGGATAACGGTTACTTTTAAACCTTATCTGAAAAGTGAAGATATTGACATAGTAAGaagggctttttgcagaattgacctataacttaaagtcaaacacaaaactaacatttttttttttgaaaattggttttgccctattcaccccacaagttcatagaatttacgaaaatgccatcaattttttttttttttttttttcgaaaatgacatttttactctctcaccctcatcatcttcaagtaattacaagattgccattgtcatcaataccacaaccaccatgaacaaccaatttgaagctcttaatgctcccaaaatcgatttacccttcttctttttccattcttgtgaactaaacacaacatatctctcactttctctccacaatgagctaaaaaaacccaagattttgattctaaattttttatggttcatagagtcatagaagctaacgattctgggtgggttactttcgtttgtgattctatgtgcttggagaagccttatgtatgctaaggaacttatctcaccaatttaaggtatgacatcgagtttttttccagatctgttcgtcagacgacttacttgggaagtcgtttggctgtagacaacttacctggaagtcgtctggtcaacgcagaggttatttttgcaattgactttgaaatctgtaacctgagacgactgaaagttaagtcgtctgtttttgtttggtttcaaaaaaatttccaaagaacctagacgacttacatttcagtcgtcataggttagttttgcatttgactggataatttcagaagtttgacttccccagacgacttacatttcagtcgtctggcgaaaattaaaataataatatttttttaaaagtagacgacttacagttaagtcgtcataggttagttttgcaattgaaaaaaaaaaacttcaaaatttaattatacacagacgacttatacttcagtcgtccacgagacgacttacttgtaagtcgtccaggatttttttctgagattctggtcaaacctcgtaaatcctggacgacttacatttcagtcatctcgcggacgactgaattataagtcatctgtatataattaaatcttcaagtttttttttcaattgcaaaactaacctatgacgacttaactgtaagtcgtctacttttaaaaaaatattattattttaattttcactagacgactgaaatgtaagtcgtccagaaaagtcaaacttctgaaattatccagtcaaatgcaaaactaacctatgacgactgaaatgtaagtcgtgtAGCTTTttaggagttttttttttagccaaacaatagtagacgacttatttttcagtcgtctgaaataacagatttcaaagtcaattgcaaaaataacctctgtgttgaccagacgacgtatagtttagtcgtctggacaacttagattgaagtcgtccgcgtcttctccgctagtttttaagtcttctacgttagtttttaaataacttgtatttttaagagtgataagtaacttcaagatatgtaaaactcatatttacaaaatatgttctctcccttagttttactaaatttgactaagtttttcaacgcaaacttataataaaata contains these protein-coding regions:
- the LOC111213164 gene encoding uncharacterized protein LOC111213164, with protein sequence MDPCPFVRLTIDSLALRLPETATNKQVGGEVHPSATPCYCKLRIKHFPSQRALLPLSSISDASSPPDSSTSAPGFHLDADAIRRVSGKKISLRVSVYAGRTGHTCGVASGKLLGRVEVAVDLAAALSRTVAFHNGWKKLGGDGDKPSARLHLLVRAEPDPRFVFQFGGEPECSPVVYQIQGNIKQPVFSCKFSSDRNGRSRSLPSGFTYSSRGWITRTLSGDQWEKKQARERKGWMITIHDLSGSPVAAASMITPFVASPGSDRVSRSNPGAWLILRPHGTCVSSWKPWGRLEAWRERGAVDGLGYKFELVTDNTSTSTGVPIAEGTMSTKQGGKFIIDRRVSGQGESPARSSPVKGFVMGSSVEGEGKVSKPVVHVGAQHVTCMADAALFVALSAAVDLSVDACQLFSRKLRKELCHDDQSSLS